DNA from Arthrobacter sp. FW305-BF8:
CGCCCGCGAACTTCCGCAGGGTCCCGAGCCCGGCGGCGCTGCCGTCCAGGGGCTGAATATGGACCTCCAGCTCACCGCCGCAGGTGAGCCCGACGGCGAACGCGTCCTCGCGGCTGAAGCCAAATGCTTCAAGGCGGGTGCCGCCGTCGGCCATCACTTCCAGCGCAGAGGCAACAACTGCACCCTCAACACAGCCGCCGGAGAGGCTGCCGAGGATCTCGCCCGACTCGGACACCAGCATGGAGGTCCCGGGCGGGCGCGGCACCGAGCCGCTGGCCGTGATGATGGTGGCGACGGCGCAGCGCTCGCCGGACTCCGCCGGGCGCCAGCCGGCCAGGGAAGGCATCAGATCCAGCATGGCAGCACTCCTTCTTCCCGTGCGATGGTGCCCATTCTCGTTCCTATCCTTGGTAGTGGAAAGCATTCGACGCCGGTCCGGCCCAGCGACGCGCAAACGGTCCGGGGATGCGCGGATTCCCGTGTCCTCCGGCCATTTGCGCGTCGCGGGGCGTTTTCCGCGTCGCCAGTCGTCCGGGGTCCTACGCTCCGAGCAGCGCGCTGACGGGACCCCGCGCGAAGTAGACCACGAAGCCCACGGTCACCACCCACATCAGGGGGTGGATCTTCTTCGCCTTGCCGGAGGCTGCGCCGATCACGGCCCAGCTCACGAAGCCCACGCCGATCCCGTTGGCGATCGAGTAGCTCAGCGGCATGGTGACGATCGTCAGGAACGCCGGCAGCGCCACCGCGAACTTGGTGAACTTGATTTCGCGGATCTGCGCCATCATCATCGCGCCCACCACCACCAGGGCTGCGGCTGCCACCTCAAGCGGCACCACGCTGGTGAGCGGGGTGAGGAACATGGAGCCCAGGAACAGCGCGCCCGTGACCACCGAGGCGAGCCCGGTGCGCGCCCCCTCGCCGATCCCCGCAGCGGAATCGATGTACACCGTGTTGGAGGAACCCGACGTGGCGCCGCCGACGACTGCGCCCACGCCTTCGACGATGAAGGCCGACTTGAGCCGGGGGAATGTGCCGTCCTTGTGCGCCACGCCTGCGCTCTTCGCGAGCCCGGTCATGGTCCCCATCGCGTCGAAGAAGTTGGTGAACACGAGTGTGAACACCAGCATCGTCGCGGCGAGTCCGCCGATCCGGCCGAAGGCACCGAACAGGTCGAACTGCCCCACGAGGCCAAGGTCCGGCGCGGAGACCAGATGGCCGGACAGCACCGGCGTGTTCAGGTGCCAGCCGCCGGGGTTGGTTTCGCTTGCGGGACCGATGTGCAGAACGGCCTCGACGACGGCGGCCAGCACGGTGGTAGCCACGATGCCGATGAGCAGGCCGCCCTGGACCTTCCGTGCCACCAGAATGCCCATGACCAGCAGGCCTACGATGAACACCATGGTGGGGATGGAGGTGATGGAGCCGTTGTCGCCGAGCTGAACCGGGGGCCCGCCCGCGGTGGCCTTGACGAAGCCCGAGTCGACGAAGCCGATGAAGGCGATGAACAGGCCGATGCCCACCGTGATGGCGGCCTTCAGCTCCTTGGGCACGGCCCGGAAGATCGCGGTCCGCGCGCCGGTGACACCGAACAGGACGATCAGGATGCCGTTGATGACCACCAGGCCCATGGCCTCGGCCCAGGTGACCTCCTGGATCACCGCCACCGCGAGGAAGGAGTTGATGCCCAGTCCCGCGGCCAGGCCGAACGGAAGGTTGGCGATCAGGCCGAACGCGATGGTCATGACGCCGGCTGTCAGCCCGGTGACCGCGCCCACCTGCGCCGCCGAAAGCCAGCCGCCGGCAACGTCCGTCGGGGCGTTGTCCGCGCTGAAGCCGCCAAGGATCAGCGGATTCAGGATGACGATGTAGGCCATCGTGAAGAAGGTGACCAGCCCGCCCCGCACCTCGCGGGCCACGGTGGAACCGCGCCGGGTGATATGGAAGAAGCGGTCGAGGAACGAGTTCGACGCCGGGGGCCTGGGGCTGCTGCCCCGCTGCGTTTTGCCGGTTGCCGGGTTCTTTTCCAGTGCCGCTGTCTGCCCTGCACCTTGAAGTGCAGCCTGCTGTTCAGCGGTATTGTCCAGGATTGTCATGTCAGCCACCGGGCCCTAGTAGTCAATCCTGGAGTCGAGCGTGTTCCAGGTGTTGAACGGTTCCAGGATGGCCGGGGCTGCGGGGTGGCCGAGCTCGAGCTTGGAGACCGGCATCAGGGTGTGGCGGTCCTCGTTGTCGAAGTACTCGTAGAAGACGGCGTCGTCGAAGCCCACGGAGGCGGCATCATGCCGGTCCGCGGCGAAGACCACGCGGTCGATGCGGGCCCACAGCGCGGAGGCGAGGCACATGGGGCATGGCTCGCAGCTGCTGTAGAGGGTGGCTCCGCGGAGGTCGAAGGTGCCAAGGCCGCTGCACGCGCGGCGGATGGCCGTGACCTCGGCGTGGGCGGTGGGATCGTTGTCGGCGGTGACCCGGTTGACGCCGTCGAACGCCTGACCGTCGGCGGTGACGATCACGGCGCCGAACGGGCCGCCGCTGTTCAGGACGTTGGCGGTTGCCAACCGGATGGACCTGGCCAGGTATGCCTCGGCCGTGACGGTGGTACTCATGATGCGACTCCCTTTGCTGTGGAAGCCGGTACCCCGCGACGGAACGGAAAGGACCAAGTGCGACGGTTACCAGGCTTCAGCATGTGCTTTTGAAGGTTAAGTTGCGCCTGGTAGATAGCTTCCCCGGAGACCGGGTGCCCGCCTTTGGCAACTCGAGATTAGCACCGGAATTTGGCCCGCGCCATAGTTTTCTGGAAACTTAATTTCGTAATGTGAAATCTGTGTTTCCGACGGCTCACGGCTGGCTGCTTCGGACCACCGATTCATGGCCGGTCACAAACCGCGCCCATTGACCGCCCTCCCGAGCCCGCCCTACGCTGGTGCCGACTCGCCGCCCACGCGTCACGTTACAGGGCAGCATGTCCCCTGGATCAGCAGACAGGACCACTGAGCTGGAAAGTATCAGCACGCTCAGACAAGGACCCCTCATGCCCCAGCCCTTCAGCCTTCCGTCAACGCACCCCGCCGCCGAATCCCGGCTCTGGATCAAGAACCCCCTGGCAGCCTTCACCGCCAACGGCCTCGACGCGTCGGGCGGCCTTGTGGTCAGCGGCGGCAGGATTGTGGAGGTCCTTGGCGCGGGACAGGCGCCCTCCGCTCCCTGCCAGCAAACCTTCGACGCCGGGAGCCACGTCGTGCTGCCCGGCCTGATCAACACCCATCACCACTTCTACCAAACGCTCACGCGCGCCTGGGGCCCGGTGGCCAACGCACCCCTGTTCCCCTGGCTGCAGAACCTGTACCCGGTCTGGGCCAGGCTGACCCCGCGGGACCTTGAACTCGCAGCCACCGTGGCCCTCGCCGAACTGCTGCTCTCCGGCTGCACCACCGCCGCCGACCACCACTACCTTTTCCCCGCAGGCATGGAGGACGCCGTCGACGTCGAAGTCGGCGCCGTCCGGCGCCTGGGCATGCGGGCCACGCTGACCCGGGGCTCCATGACGTTGGGAGAGGACGACGGCGGGCTGCCGCCGCAGTCGACGGTGCAGGCGCCGGAGACCGTGCTGTCCGACAGCGAACGGCTCATCCGCGAGTACCATGAGCGCGGCGACGGCGCCGTCATCCAGATTGCTCTGGCACCCTGCTCGCCGTTTTCCGTCACCAAGGAGATCATGGCCGAGAGCGCCGCAATGGCGGAGCGGCATGACGTCCGGCTGCACACACATCTCGCGGAGACCCTCGACGAGGAGCAGTTCTGCCTCGAGACGTTCGGGCTGCGCACCGTGGACTATCTGAACAGTGTGGGCTGGCTGACTGACAGGACGTGGCTGGGCCACGGCATCCACTTCAGCGACGCCGAAATCGCCCGGCTGGGTGCGGCGGGAACCGCCGTCGCCCACTGCCCGACGTCGAACATGCGCCTCGCGTCCGGCACCGCCCGGGTGCTCGAACTGGAGGAAGCGGGAGTGCCCGTGGGGCTGGGAGTGGACGGATCGGCGTCGAACGATGCGTCCAACATGATTCTCGAGGCGCGGCAGGCACTGTACCTGCAGCGGCTGCGCTACGGCGCGCACGTGCCGGTGGAGCGGGCACTGGGCTGGGCGACGCGGGGATCCGCGGCCGTTCTGGGCCGGCCTGACCTGGGCCAGCTGGCGCCCGGGATGCAGGCGGACCTGGCCCTGTTCCGGCTGGACGGCCTGCGGTTCTCCGGTAGCCATGATCCCCTCGCCGCCCTGCTGCTGTGCGCCGCCGACCGCGCGGACCGGGTAATGGTGGGCGGGCAATGGCGCGTGATCGACGGGCAAATTCCGGGAATGGACGTGGCCGGCCTGGTTGCCGAGCATTCGGCGGCGGCGCGGCGGCTGGTGAACGGCTGACACCCCACCGATCCCTAGCCGGTTCGACGGTTCCCTGCCCACACGACGCTGCGAATCGTCGAGTGGGCAGGGAACCATCGAAACGGGGCCGGTCAACTGCTAGCGTGGCGGCATGACTCCGTCGAAGACGCCGGCCGAGATCCTGGACATTGCCGGCACCGAGGTCCCCATCTCGAGTCCGGACAAGGTGGTGTTTCCGGAGCCAGGGCTGACGAAGCTCGATCTGGTGCGCTATTACCTGACGGTCGCGGATGGCGCGCTGCGGGGTGCCGGCGGAAGGCCGATGGTGCTCAAGCGCTTCCCGAAGGGCATTGACGCGGAGCCGTTCTTCCAAAAGCGCGTGCCCGATAACCACCCGGACTTCATTGACACCACGACGCTGCACTACGCGTCGGGAACCTCGGCGGAGGAGGCCGTCATCCGGGACGCGGCGGGCCTGGCGTGGGTGGTGAACCTCGGCTGCCTCGACCTCAACCCGCATCCGGTGCGCGCCGAGGACCTCGAGCACCCCGACGAGCTGCGGGTGGACCTGGATCCCATGCCGGGGGTCGACTGGTCACAGATCGTGGATGTCGCGTACGTGGCGCGGGAGGTGCTCGACGACGTCGGGCTCGTGGGCTGGCCGAAAACGAGCGGGTCGCGGGGACTCCACATTCTGGTGCGCATCGCGCCGCAGTGGTCTTACCGGGACGTTCGGCTCGCTGCCGAGACCCTGGCCCGTGAGGTCGAAAACCGCGCCCCCGGTCTGGCCACAGCGCGG
Protein-coding regions in this window:
- a CDS encoding NCS2 family permease; the protein is MADMTILDNTAEQQAALQGAGQTAALEKNPATGKTQRGSSPRPPASNSFLDRFFHITRRGSTVAREVRGGLVTFFTMAYIVILNPLILGGFSADNAPTDVAGGWLSAAQVGAVTGLTAGVMTIAFGLIANLPFGLAAGLGINSFLAVAVIQEVTWAEAMGLVVINGILIVLFGVTGARTAIFRAVPKELKAAITVGIGLFIAFIGFVDSGFVKATAGGPPVQLGDNGSITSIPTMVFIVGLLVMGILVARKVQGGLLIGIVATTVLAAVVEAVLHIGPASETNPGGWHLNTPVLSGHLVSAPDLGLVGQFDLFGAFGRIGGLAATMLVFTLVFTNFFDAMGTMTGLAKSAGVAHKDGTFPRLKSAFIVEGVGAVVGGATSGSSNTVYIDSAAGIGEGARTGLASVVTGALFLGSMFLTPLTSVVPLEVAAAALVVVGAMMMAQIREIKFTKFAVALPAFLTIVTMPLSYSIANGIGVGFVSWAVIGAASGKAKKIHPLMWVVTVGFVVYFARGPVSALLGA
- a CDS encoding nucleoside deaminase; this encodes MSTTVTAEAYLARSIRLATANVLNSGGPFGAVIVTADGQAFDGVNRVTADNDPTAHAEVTAIRRACSGLGTFDLRGATLYSSCEPCPMCLASALWARIDRVVFAADRHDAASVGFDDAVFYEYFDNEDRHTLMPVSKLELGHPAAPAILEPFNTWNTLDSRIDY
- a CDS encoding 8-oxoguanine deaminase, which gives rise to MPQPFSLPSTHPAAESRLWIKNPLAAFTANGLDASGGLVVSGGRIVEVLGAGQAPSAPCQQTFDAGSHVVLPGLINTHHHFYQTLTRAWGPVANAPLFPWLQNLYPVWARLTPRDLELAATVALAELLLSGCTTAADHHYLFPAGMEDAVDVEVGAVRRLGMRATLTRGSMTLGEDDGGLPPQSTVQAPETVLSDSERLIREYHERGDGAVIQIALAPCSPFSVTKEIMAESAAMAERHDVRLHTHLAETLDEEQFCLETFGLRTVDYLNSVGWLTDRTWLGHGIHFSDAEIARLGAAGTAVAHCPTSNMRLASGTARVLELEEAGVPVGLGVDGSASNDASNMILEARQALYLQRLRYGAHVPVERALGWATRGSAAVLGRPDLGQLAPGMQADLALFRLDGLRFSGSHDPLAALLLCAADRADRVMVGGQWRVIDGQIPGMDVAGLVAEHSAAARRLVNG
- the ligD gene encoding non-homologous end-joining DNA ligase, with protein sequence MTPSKTPAEILDIAGTEVPISSPDKVVFPEPGLTKLDLVRYYLTVADGALRGAGGRPMVLKRFPKGIDAEPFFQKRVPDNHPDFIDTTTLHYASGTSAEEAVIRDAAGLAWVVNLGCLDLNPHPVRAEDLEHPDELRVDLDPMPGVDWSQIVDVAYVAREVLDDVGLVGWPKTSGSRGLHILVRIAPQWSYRDVRLAAETLAREVENRAPGLATARWWKEERGESVFVDFNQNAKDRTVASAYSIRPLPDARVSTPLTWDEVRSARPEQFTVLTVPERFAAVGDPHAGIDYAIGRLDGLLALAAELGPAEKAPRGGNGSGRRQSVMPLIEVARTRTKPEALQALDEWKSRHADVVPALHPADVLVDGMRGSSSLWYRVRVNLQHVPEAERPSQEELIADYDPWAGKDWPGRPES